tatgaattaaagagaaataaatcaCGCACTGGAAAAAGTCTTATTGCGTCATTTAGAAATCTGGTAGATTCAACCAATACGTCTGTTCAAAAacggacgaatcagaaatcttgtagaaaTTACCAGATTATATCACATTGAatacgtaataaattaatttaatataactatgtactatttatattatttataaaaaaaactatagtATTTTTAGATTCCTCCAATGTTaagaattttgaatttatatgaTATTCAGAGATACACGAtctgttttacaatattttgcatTACAGATTCTCATTGTTTTCGATTTATATTCACGATCAAAGACTGAATCACACGAAATGGATTCTAGATCGTACGTACATTGTTTTTCTATGACGAGATTGCGATCAAATCGAGTCGAAGAGATTTCATATTCCAGTGAGTTCCGCTTCTTCATGATTATTTCCTTAATTTAGGATTCCGCACGTGCAATCAAAATGACACATCCGTCTGTGCGCTTTTGAACTTGGGAAGACCCTTTTTCACTGTCTTGGCCGTTGTTTATAGCGATTTATATGCAACATTCGTAACTTTTGTTCGCTTCCTCGTTCACGTATTCCATGCACGTGATATCGTTTGCGGGGATTATACAAAGAAATGTATAAGATGCTGATATCATCATAATTACTCATTTGCCCGGTATGCCGCTATATTCTATGATAATGACATTTTCATGTGACTCTTCAAGGTGAAGGAAGAAAAACGGAAAATCCCTTATACATTATAATACCGCGTAGAAGATCCAGAAGCGGCTGACTGCATCACGATTGCAATCAGATCAGTCgaatctaatattattaatagaatacatattcttgtttataaaatgaacataaaatattcaacaaaatattgaaatgtcgtgaaaatttaattaaaatttttccaccAAGAGTATACGCGTAGTTCTTCCAAATTAGCATTCGATGTTTAATTCATGGATCGCGTTTTCGGGCACGCGCCCTCGACGTAGGCGCGTATCCGCGAAGTCCGGCGTTctgcataaaataataattttgcatacgTAACGTGCCGCACCGGCACGTTTTTGCATGTTGTTACGTGCATTCGATCATAAAATGCATCGCCGGCCGGGTAAATTTTGTAGCGTGTGTTTTTCCTCGAGATTGCAAAAAGGATCGCGTGACCCACATTATTATAACATTGCAGCCTGCAACAGGCCGATCTGTGGGGCGATATATTCCATCTTTGCGTCTGGCTCTTCCGCGCTGATGCCGAACTTTATTGAGAGTTGCTCTACATCCGAATATTATGTCAAGGACGCTGATATCGAAGACAGCGGAATTGTCTTATCGGCAAACTTGACACACTTACAGATCATACGCACCAAATATGGACCAAAGCGCAGATTGCCCTTTGATCTCTTGGTTTTTTCCCTGATGttcctttaaatatttttctaaaaacacTTACCTCATTGGCGGAATCTgtataatattacttttgtattatattttctaaagtaaatttattttaatgcttgatgacaaagaaaaatttaaatttataaaaatttaagagaaaTGCTAATTAGCAGAACTGTAggtaaattagtttttttccttaACTAATAAgttcaaattaaagttaatagctattcaaaattaacttaattatattaagttacaTAAACCAAAAATTAACTGAAAgttgaaaattaagttaaaattaaattaaaagttactttttaaaaactttaattaaatcaaaataattataattcttataatttttatgtatatatttactttgaacagttaaaattaaaaataattgcaatatgaAACAtaggtaaaattaatatatcttgTAAACAAAGTTGATACGAAATGatagtttttagaaaaaaattactcaataataatatagttgaaattaaaagttaactcattttaaaataactaagttaaattataacttattaatCTTTCAactaattattactttattaattctGCTAATTAGTAATTGTaatcgttattttaatttgtttttaaagtattttaatgaCACGATATGAGTAACACAATGTATAATCTGCTGCCCTTTTTCTTCCAGCTTGTAACCCCGCTTAGAGGGATCATTTACCTCATGCAATTAGCATCAATCCACTATCGGTGCAAATTAGACCCTGTATTGGATACAGCGTTCATTATTCCTTATCTTGGTGTCACATGGAGTCTTTctcaatttcatttatattgcaCGTAACTTCTTGCAGGAAACCGACTGTTGAGACTACCGAGACGCTGGCAATAAATCTTTAGTCTCATAATACCGGATTGTACGTCGCATGAAAAAGAACTGGgttataaacaaataacttgGATTACCTTGAGGAATACCATTGGTGATTGGAAGCCCATGTATCGAATGTAACTCGTAAATTACGAGTTACAAGGTCGATATCACTTTACTCTTAACTGCACATAACTGCCCTTACACTTGACAGATTACGAATTCTGATAAAGGGCGTGCCCTCGTATTATGAAACATTGAGTAATGGCTCGATTTGCGCTCTGCCGATTTCCTATTACCGTAATAGTCGGTTTCAAATCCACCCGACTATTAATAGCATTTGGCAGAGAAAGTCTGTCTATTTTGCACACAGATGCTCGCAACAGatgatcaatttttttactcattttcaaaattcctttcatttagaattataaaagtaGTATGactgtaaaattatatacaactctatgtagaataatttattttagtgtaTATATGAAGAAGGGATTAAGTTTATAAGTCTACTTACGTACACTTGCATCCATcctataattatttgattaactAAAATCTACCAAATGTATATCGTCATATAtacagttttttttctctttatttctatCTAGTCTAACACAATCTTTTATGTTAGATATCCATTCATTTATCCtcgtttacttttttttatttattattatttattgtttattacttCATTTTTGCACAAAAcctcacatttttttatatttatgtacataagGTGAATCACTGTATTGAAAGcatgtttttttacaaaaacaactgcatgtttttttttacaccaaTTGATTCATCTCTTTAATTCCGTGCATAAAAGAACTAAAGTAAGAGTAtcaaaaaaactataaatataaaatatgaaatattttatattttatgtcaaaataaagtataaaatattatgtaaattattgattttttgatagATATTTctaccttaatatttttatatgcagaataattgGAGCAAGTACgctttgaaaacaaaatttcattcaaaaaacgAGGTGAACTTCAGATCGTCGCAGTcactttacttaaaaaagaatctaactttatcatatgaTGTTATTTTCAATACCAAATAattgatagaaaaataaaaatttcatacttcgATTAGTTTTAGAAATAATAGCCCATAACAGCTTTAGTGATgctttgtatattatatttaagaatacTTTCATACAAGTTCAACATACGTAATGAACGGAAAGCATGTGTAATGAtaaagctatttaaaaaaactcgCTTTCGTCTAATTCAAACTAGTTTGTGGATAGTGGGTGGAGGAAGTTTTCAACGCTTTTAAGAGTATGAATCACTTTGAACGAAGCTTTTATATCTTTCCCATGAATTTTCGCAAGAAGTTCCAGAAATGCTTTCTCGGAGAAGCGTTTACGTCTTTTATCTCCTCCTTCCTTTTCTTCTCTTCCGAGAATTCATCTTGAATCCGCCAGATCCGATATTCGAATTCTCAATCAAGTTGATCTTGTTCTTGTCAATTGGTAGTGATAATATGATAAGTACGTGACATCGTAATCTGGCAAATTCAACTGATAGAAACTGAATCGCTAATAAAGATATGCAATTATTATGTGAGAAATCGACTGATTCATTttactgtgaaaaaaaaaatatatacttgctGGAGACGAACCGGCGGATGAGACGTCTGAGGCGCCTAAAAACGTCCACGAATATGCGCTCGTACGTCACTTCTCGTTGGGATTTGCAGACATGCCGCGGTAAATCGTCTAAATATTTTGGCTACTGCAGACTTCATCAAAACTGCTCCGTGCAGTCGACTGCACCACGTGCGTCAGTTTCGTTTCGCTCGACATTCGTTGAAAAGCGTTGATCACTGTCAAGCTCTCACATGTCTGCCGAGATCCCTTCGATGTCAAATCACAGCAGCGTCGACGGCAGAGATGATTGCGAGTCTCTTCGCCGACCCAGTCTCTCCGTAAAGATGCAACGTAGCCTGAAGAGAATGAGAAAAAGCATCCAAAAAATTACTGGTAATGATATCTGATTTGAGCGGTGCAATTTCGTCTTAGTCTTTTATAATGGAAAGAAATCGCCaattatctaaattaattaaCCGATTAAAGtagataataaaaacataatagtGTACAATCgagtgattttataaatataatctgcGACTTTTagtgataaattaataataataaaattatccgtttttaataattttatagtagctactaaatattctatttaattaaacagttatataacaatgttaatttcattattacaaatttaagtATAAGAAAGAGTGCAGAAACTTAAACAATTTACAACTTTCCAATGATAATAGAGAATAATggtaaaagtattaattataaaaagaaagaaagttttaaaatataacataattttaattttattataatagtttatattcattaaaagatATGTGATGGAAAATTCTAACAGCTTTAAAAAGCTTGaaatttctcagattatttCGAACAAATAAAATCGTACATCGCATTAGAACGTTTCAATAAATTTCCGAATGCAATGTTACTGCGTAATTTAATCATGCGTCATTTCATAGAGAGCCTCCAAGAGGATGATAAACATTCATTATATATCTTCCCCGAGCAACTGTCCACTCTAACTTGGCGCACCGGATTTTCCAAGGATGAAATTCGCAAATTATATCGCGCCTTCAAGCAGCTGTGTCCCAGAGGATGTGTGACATCCAGCGACTTGAAGCCAGCGTATGCCAAACTATTTCCGCTTGGCGATTCAGGCAGATATGCGCAGATCGTATTCAACAGCTTCGACAGGGATGGCGACGGGATCGTTAGTTTCAGCGATCTTCTCGGAACCATGACATCGATTGTCAACGGCAACGTAGACCAGAAGCTCTCCTGGATATTCAGGTGAGTGTTTATCTCTTCCTCAATGTTtctattaataatgatttttttaacgaatt
The DNA window shown above is from Solenopsis invicta isolate M01_SB chromosome 10, UNIL_Sinv_3.0, whole genome shotgun sequence and carries:
- the LOC105197064 gene encoding Kv channel-interacting protein 2 isoform X2; amino-acid sequence: MSAEIPSMSNHSSVDGRDDCESLRRPSLSVKMQRSLKRMRKSIQKITESLQEDDKHSLYIFPEQLSTLTWRTGFSKDEIRKLYRAFKQLCPRGCVTSSDLKPAYAKLFPLGDSGRYAQIVFNSFDRDGDGIVSFSDLLGTMTSIVNGNVDQKLSWIFRFYDLNGDGCITREEMLVIVSAIYDMVQNAQTIQSVINKQVDRFFEKMDADRDGIVSREEFMSGCKNDAVMYNQLFLFNNIW
- the LOC105197064 gene encoding Kv channel-interacting protein 2 isoform X1; translation: MSAEIPSMSNHSSVDGRDDCESLRRPSLSVKMQRSLKRMRKSIQKITESLQEDDKHSLYIFPEQLSTLTWRTGFSKDEIRKLYRAFKQLCPRGCVTSSDLKPAYAKLFPLGDSGRYAQIVFNSFDRDGDGIVSFSDLLGTMTSIVNGNVDQKLSWIFRFYDLNGDGCITREEMLVIVSAIYDMVQNAQTIQSVINKQVDRFFEKMDADRDGIVSREEFMSGCKNVWEYISLKITLFVLSTRKSYLRLGIHYD